Proteins from a single region of Antechinus flavipes isolate AdamAnt ecotype Samford, QLD, Australia chromosome 2, AdamAnt_v2, whole genome shotgun sequence:
- the GNPDA1 gene encoding glucosamine-6-phosphate isomerase 1 encodes MKLIILENYLQASEWAAKYIRNRIIQFHPGPDRYFTLGLPTGSTPLECYKKLIEYYKNGDLSFKYVKTFNMDEYVGLPRDHDESYHSFMWNNFFKHIDICPTNTHILDGNAADLQAECDAFEEKIKEAGGIELFLGGIGPDGHIAFNEPGSSLVSRTRVKTLAMDTILANSRFFDGDLSKVPTMALTVGVGTVMDAREVMILITGAHKAFALHKAIEEGISHMWTVSAFQQHPRAVFVCDEDATLELKVKTVKYFQGLMLVHNKLVEPLYSMKETEKSQSSKKPYSD; translated from the exons ATGAAACTCATTATCCTAGAAAATTACCTTCAGGCCAGTGAATGGGCTGCCAAATACATTAGAAACCGAATCATCCAGTTTCATCCAGGGCCTGATAGGTATTTCACCTTGGGGCTTCCCACAG GGAGCACCCCTCTTGAGTGCTACAAGAAGCTGATTGAATATTATAAGAATGGAGACCTCTCCTTCAAGTATGTGAAGACATTTAATATGGATGAGTATGTAG GTCTCCCACGTGACCACGATGAAAGCTACCACTCCTTTATGTGGAACAACTTCTTCAAACACATTGATATTTGTCCTACAAACACCCATATTCTGGATGGAAATGCAGCTGATCTACAGGCAGAATGTGATGCTTTTGAAGAGAAGATCAAGGAAGCTGGGGGAATTGAGCTTTTTCTTGGAG GTATTGGTCCTGATGGTCACATTGCCTTCAATGAACCTGGGTCAAGTCTGGTGTCTAGAACTCGAGTGAAGACTCTGGCCATGGATACCATCTTAGCCAATTCCCGGTTCTTCGATGGAGATCTTTCAAAAGTCCCCACAATGGCTTTAACTGTTGGTGTGGGTACAGTCATGGATGCCAGAGAG GTCATGATCTTAATTACGGGAGCCCACAAAGCATTTGCACTGCACAAGGCTATTGAGGAGGGGATAAGTCACATGTGGACTGTATCTGCCTTCCAGCAGCACCCCCGTGCAGTGTTTGTGTGTGATGAAGATGCCACATTGGAGCTTAAAGTGAAAACTGTTAAGTATTTCCAAG gattGATGCTTGTTCATAACAAACTAGTGGAACCACTGTACAGtatgaaagaaacagagaaaagccAGTCTTCCAAGAAACCATACAGTGACTAA